The genomic stretch TCGCCCAGGTTCGGGTAGCGCTTGAGCATCGCAGCGATCAGCGCGGTGGAGTCCTTGGCCTTGGCGGTTTCTTGATCAAAGGCCTTGATGTACTCGGCGGTGAAATGCACGGCGGCCAGCGAGCGGCTGCTGTCACCCAGGTAGTGACCGGGAACCAGCGTCTGCGGCTGCAGTTTGACGATGCCGTCCAGGGTGCTCAACCAGTCGGCATGGGACTGCGCGGTCTGGGTATCCGCCATCCAGACGTGGATGTTTTCCGCGACCACCACCCCGCCGACTACCGCCTTGATCGACGGGATCCACACGAAGCTGCGATCCGGCTGCTTGCCGTCCAGGCCCACGATGTCCAGGGTCTGGCCTTCCAGGCTCAGGCTATGGCCCTTGAGCACGCCGGGGATGATGGTTTTAGCCGGCACGTCAGCGCCCATCTGGGGGCCCCAGAACTTCAGTTTGCCTTCAACCGTGGCCTTGATGTGATCCACCGTCGGTTGCGAGGCCAGCACTTTGGCGTTGGGGAATGCCGTCGTCAGGGTGTCCAGGCCGAAGTAGTAATCCGGGTCGCCGTGGCTGATGTAGATGGTAGTCAGCTGTTTGCCGCTGGCGCGAATCTTCTCCACCACCTGCTGGGCCTGGGACTTGCCGAACTGGGCATCCACCAGAATCGCCTGTTTTTCGCCGCTGACCAGCACCGAGCTCACCGGGAAGGTGGCAGCAGTGCCCGGGTTATACACATCCAGGGTCAATGCCGGGCTGGCGGCCGCCGCATGCGCCGCAAAACCGAGGGTGGCGGTGGCCAGTAAAAGGCGTTTGAAGGTGCTGAAACCGATCATGGTGCTGCTCCGTGTTCCGTGGGCCGGGTTTGGCGATGGGACAGAGCTTAGTTGCCTTACTCGCTACAAAAAATGCGATGCTTGAACATAGTTTGTTTCTGAAAGCGGGCAAATCATGGATCGTCTTCAAGCAATGCGCGTGTTCGTCAGCGTGGTCGACCTCGGCAGCCAGTCGGCCGCCGCCGATCATCTGGACCTCTCCCGCCCGGTGGTGTCGCGTTACCTGGCGGAACTGGAAGACTGGGTCGGCGCCCGGCTGATGCACCGCACCACTCGCAAGCTGAGCCTGACCGCCGCCGGCAACGAGATCCTGCCCCGCTGCCGGCAGATGCTCGACCTGTCGAGCGACATGCAGGCCGCCGTCAGCGAGCCGGATGACGCCCCACGCGGCCTGCTGCGCATCAGCGTCAGTACTTCGTTCGGCCAGGCGCAACTGGCCGATGCCATGGCCGTCTACGTCAAGCGCTTCCCCGGGGTCAGCATCGACCTGCAAATGCTCGACCGCACGGTGAACCTAGTGGATGAACGCATCGACCTGGCGATTCGCACCAGCAACGACCTGGACCCGAACCTGATCGCCCGGCGCCTGACTGTCTGCCGCTCGCTGATCTGCGCCTCCCCGGCGTACCTGCTCGAACACCCGACGCCGCAGCGGGTCGAAGACCTGAGCCTGCACAATTGCCTGACTCACTCCTACTTCGGCAAGAGCCTGTGGCACTTCGAGCAGGCGGGTGAACAGGTCTCGGTGCCGGTGCAGGGCAATATCAGCGCCAACGAGGCCAGCACCCTGCTGCGCGCCGCCATGGCCGGCGCCGGGATAGCCATGCTGCCCAGCTACCAGGCCCATGTGCACATTCACCGCGGCGAACT from Pseudomonas sp. S04 encodes the following:
- a CDS encoding MBL fold metallo-hydrolase produces the protein MIGFSTFKRLLLATATLGFAAHAAAASPALTLDVYNPGTAATFPVSSVLVSGEKQAILVDAQFGKSQAQQVVEKIRASGKQLTTIYISHGDPDYYFGLDTLTTAFPNAKVLASQPTVDHIKATVEGKLKFWGPQMGADVPAKTIIPGVLKGHSLSLEGQTLDIVGLDGKQPDRSFVWIPSIKAVVGGVVVAENIHVWMADTQTAQSHADWLSTLDGIVKLQPQTLVPGHYLGDSSRSLAAVHFTAEYIKAFDQETAKAKDSTALIAAMLKRYPNLGEESSLELSAKVAKGEMQW
- a CDS encoding LysR family transcriptional regulator, producing MDRLQAMRVFVSVVDLGSQSAAADHLDLSRPVVSRYLAELEDWVGARLMHRTTRKLSLTAAGNEILPRCRQMLDLSSDMQAAVSEPDDAPRGLLRISVSTSFGQAQLADAMAVYVKRFPGVSIDLQMLDRTVNLVDERIDLAIRTSNDLDPNLIARRLTVCRSLICASPAYLLEHPTPQRVEDLSLHNCLTHSYFGKSLWHFEQAGEQVSVPVQGNISANEASTLLRAAMAGAGIAMLPSYQAHVHIHRGELVRLLPHAEPRQLNMYAVYASRKHMPAALRSMLDFLVARFAQEPEWDKGL